In Felis catus isolate Fca126 chromosome B1, F.catus_Fca126_mat1.0, whole genome shotgun sequence, the sequence tgaaatatgCTTGGCTTCTGGGACCTAATTGTAATtagaattttctgttatttaattcCAGATCCTAGCTTTTACCCTCAGTTAAGCCCAGCCCATTTAACTTCAACTTCTTagcatttttgaaagtttttattttgatgaaaaaaagttctggaaaaggacagtggtgatggttgtacaaaaTCGTGAaggtacttaatgccactgagtccattttaaatggcaaactgtatatagtttttcttacaataaaaaaacaaaacaaaacaaaaaaaccttaaaagccTTAATGGAAGCTGAACAATAATGGAACTTGTAGTGCACAAATATCCACAGTAAACCGTATCTCTGGACAGAAATGTGACTGGGAGAATACAAGTTTACATCCCTTGATCTAGTAAGTACTTAACGATTTCCTATACTGTTTGCTGCTCAGTCCTCCACCTATCGTCAACATAAAACCTGCTGTttcccactccccagcccccccTCGTGCCATACAGGGCACTGATTTTCTCACCTTCCTACTTGGGCTTGCCAATCCCGACTTGGAAGCTTAGTCTCTGCTCTTTAAAGACCTGCCAATGTTAActggattcaatttctttcatccatcTATTCAGTCTATTTTAGTCTAttcattcttcaaatatttgtgtatttaagaaCCAGGTACTGGTTAAACTTTCATATACTCAATATACCAAAGTAGTGGTGTTACAGTTCAGTGGAGGAGAAAGCCTGTAAGTAAACCAAGGCAGTCCAGTTCCAGATGTAACTAAGGGAAAAGGTCGGGTACATCCTAAGGAAATGAGAGTACTGTGGTTCAGAACAGATACAGATGTTAGAGCACTGGACTCCAGCTGAATTAAACTTTGTTGATGCAAGAAGTATTTTGCTGACTTAACATGTTTCCCTTCCACTTTATTGTTCCTGACACCACCTCAAGCCAGAGTTGGAATGCTTTCTAAGCAAAGATATTCTCAGTATTCTCCTGGTCACTGCTCCACACATGTTCAGTACTGAGCTATAAACTATGAGTATGAGTAATGAACTATGAAGTTCTCTGTTCTCAATTAGATTTCAAAAACCTTAGGGTGAACAAAGTTAAGCATGTCTATTACAGCACTTCTAAGTGGACTCTGAAATTCTAATATGCATTATAAATTGAGGGATATACACCTGAAGTAACAATGggtgtattttatcttttcaatgcAACTTCAGTTCAAAATTCAATAGCAATGTAAAAACAGGCCTGTCCTTAATACTTTGTACTGAAAGTATACCTGGACAAGTTCTGAAGTGAAAACTGGCTGAGTTTTGTCCCTCTTGGCCCACCTGCCTGCTTGGCTGTTTTACCTGGGCCAAGTGTACTGCATGAGAAGTTTTAAGGTTTCCAGTGTCTTCAGTCTAGCCTCCTCCTCTGGCCCATCGTAAACCTCCAGGTAGCTGATGATGACTCGCTCCAGCCTCTTCAAGTGCCGGACAGTTAGGATCCCCAAcctgaaaagggaagagaagatgtGGCACCACAGGGATGAACTTGAGGGGTGCGGCCAGACCAGCGGCCGGGCACTCGCCTCTTCACAAACGCTGGCAGGTTTCTTGCATAGGTCCTACGTAAGAGAAGGCGGTGCTCTGGCTCCATGTGGGTCAGGATCAACTGCAGCACCTCGTCACAGTGTGTGGTGGGTCgagccccacctcccttccagtgCAGGCCTTTCTCCAAGACGGGGAAGAAGTCCAGCAGACACGAGAGCACAGCCTAGGAGGAAGTAACAGAAAAGAAGAGTTCGTTCATTTGCATTCACTGACTCGTCTAGCACCCTTATTAATCTGTCCGTGGGGTCCACATAGAATTCTGAAAGATACTAGTAAAAACACAGGaagtgtatattatttttaatgttttttttttgagagagcgcatgagtgggggagggcagagagagaggggcagaatcccaagcaggctctgcgctatcagtgcagagcccaacatgggcttggaACTCCcaaatcgtgaaatcatgacctgagccaaaatcaaaagtcagatgtttaactgactgagccacccaggcaccccaagtgtatgttactttatattctttttcttttttttttagtgtatatttttgagagagtataagcagggaaggcgcagagggaaagagacagaatctgaagcaggctgcaggctctgagctgttggcacagagcccgatgtggggcttgaactcatgaactaagatcacgagctgagccaagttggacacttaaccaactgagccacccaggcaccccttactttatattttcaaatttgttttacgTTATCTCCAAACAAGTTAACATCTACTCAAGACTGTTCTTTGCTAAGCTATGAAATGGGACTTCATGAGCACACCTGGGACTaacccaaattaatttttttttcatgtttatttatttattttgagagagcctgaggaggggagggttagagagagagcaagagagaatcccgaactgtgagatcatgacctgagccgaaatcaagagctggatgctcaactgactgagccacccaggcgccccagactttaACCCAAATTTTAGGAGTCTAAGTCCATTGCCATTAAATAAGTTGAAGCAGTAGTTATACGTACTTACAGTAAAACCACTCCTGAACAGAATCTAAGATGGTCCTCATCTGTGTCCAGTTTGACCTACCCTGTCTGAAGTTTGTGTCAAGGCAGTCCCTTCTAGCTCTCCTGagatttttggtttttctatgagttttgttttgtttttaaaccaccATCTAAAGAGCCCTAAACTTTTGGCTCTTAGTACCTGGATCCTCAATTTAATacctaaattaatatttaaaatgaaaggtgGCAGGGGAacaagggaagggagggcaggcaCAAAAAAGGTTATTTCCACCTCTGATTTTATGTaacttcttttctctgtcttcagaaTGTTCTCCCATTCTAAGAAAGTTCTATTCATCCGTCAAATATCACCTCCTTCCCAAATCCTAAAACCATCCCAACACCACCAAACCTGGTTAACTGCCTTTTGCTGGACATGTGCTGCCCTTTATACAAATGTCTTTTAATAGATTTATCACTCTGCACTGTAGACATgtaaaaatactcatttatttacGTGTCTTTCCAAagggtttctttttaatttttttaatgtttatttatttttgacacagagagaggcagagcgtgagttgggagggggggggggcagaaggagagggagagacagaatccgaagcaggctccaggctctgagctgtcagcacagagcccaacgcggggctcgaactcacagaccgcgagatcatgacctgagccgaagtcggtcgctcaaccgactgagccacccaggcacccctcaaagggTTTCTTAAAGCCAGAAAGGCTTTAAGATTCATTgatttgattcattcattcttggaACAGACAGTGGTtactagcacacagtaggtatttaaTGTGTATTGGATGAAAGAATGGCACTGGAACATCTAACCTACAAGTTAGAGTTTCAACTGTGAGTtcacagagaggagcagagaagaacACTTAAGATTAGTAAAACAGAACTTTTCACACATAAAGCCACCCTCAAATAATGTGTAACTGACCCAGATGAAGATAAAACACTGGCTTTTCTGTGGAGACTCAGCAATGTGGATGCCTGCTCAGTATTGAGACATTTTCACGAGTCATTTGCTACCTCTTTATTTTCAAGTTGGCCCTGACTTAgttatcatcctcattttccaAGAGAGGAAAAGGGCTCAACTATTCTTATTCGCACAATGCCACCTTCTCCTCGAATTTGAGAACTGAGACTCACAGCCAATAAACAAATCGTAGGGTTACCTGGATGAGGCGGTACTCCGGTGTGTACAGGTGGTTGAAAAGGGCGTGGTAGAGGACCTGGGCTCTGTTATACTGGAGCAAATCAGCAGCTGGCTGCAAGCAAATTACCCCGTTAAAAGCTTCCCAACGGTGCCAAACCATGGATGATTTTCGAACTTGAATTACGGGTACGTGGGTCTATTACACCAGAGGATTCATAATAGCACTCTCGGCAAAGTGGTGCAGTGGAAGGGTGATGGGCCCAGAACAGCACCCTCTACTTCtgtgtatacttttttaaaagctccacAACACATAgttaagaggggggaaaaaaaaaaaaagtttccttgaGTAACAGCTTGCGCATTTGGGTGTAATCCCTTTCAGTTTCCGATTCTTTTGCTCCTTGAAAGTCAACTGTTAATTACTCAAGGTCTGGTTATTCATTTTGACACGCGTGAGCATGGCCCAGGTGTCTTCCACATATTACCTACGAGACACAATCTACTAGGCTGgcagaaggaaaatataaagaaaaaatataaagaagtgattttttttcacgtAACGGCATTAATGGAAAGTTAATAGGAAATATGAAAAGGCAAGAATAGTGATATTATGACTCAGTCTGTCCCATCAACACAGATGACAAAGTGCAGAGGTCGCTCACCACATTAAGCACGATGTGACGGAGGCAGTGGACACCCAGTATTTTGTTCTCTGTTTGATAGTCATCCGAGATGAGCAGCGATGGGGGAAGTATCCTCTCCAGATGTTGGTTCAGCCAGGGTCGAGAGACCTGCTGCAGAGTCCATGAGAAAACATGTTTTGTGGCAGGGTTATTCTTCCAGGATTCTCTATATGGAAATGTGAAACCACAGGAAGTAAAGTGATACAGTGTtagctagcaaaaaaaaaaaaaaaaaaaaattaaactcttcaAGCTAAATAAAGTATTATCTTGcccttgaaaaaaatacataccccATAAGATATCTCTTGATGTTACGCATACTAAATCAAAATAACTTACactaaatacatttaataatcaCCCAGGGCTCTGGGTCTAAAGCTAATCCAATGAGAAGGATCCATTTATAACCAACAGCTTGTAAAGAATCTGTGGGTGGTTACAGAGGAGACGTGCTGACACGCGAGAGAAGTAAAGGAAATGTCTTCAAGCATCACTATAATTATTGTAAGGGAGTAAATGAGTCAATATTTGAACAGCAATTTACAACTTATAAAGTGGGTTTACACACTTTACTCAACTAACCTTCAAAATAACTCTGTAATAGATAATATTAtctttatattacaaaaaaatgaaacaggttCAGAGAAGCCCTCTGACCTGGTTCTACtcagaagcaataaaaagaagtacCAGACTACCTCCAAACCAAGCCTTTGAACTCCAAGTTCCTGGTAAGTGAGAGTTATGTACACATTTTTTCTCTCATCACAATGATGTTACAAATACTAACAAAATCGCAGGTAGAACTGACAGAAAACACTTTAGCTAACAGCAATCTATAGGGTGTTTTTCATCCCAAACACTGCTTCCATATCTAATAACCATCCTTATCTAATAACTGTTGATGAGTTTCAAGATCCCCGGGGTTTAAATTCAAACCACTTAAGTTTAAATCCTCTCCAAATCCCATTCTCGCCTAACTGAAGAAAGTTCAGTATAAATAATTTGGACAGAACTTCCAATGCCAAGGGCAGTTGTCAGGAGGATGGCAAAGAGCACTAGAAAATGGGGAGTCTGAAGACCGGGGCTCTAATGTAGAATTTGCCAATGTCTAATGTCATTTATAGCAAATCACAACCTTTCTGGGCCTTAAGAAATCTCCTATTACAAcacctttctcttattgatgaaGAAACTCAAGTTTCTTTGAGCTCTAACATTCTAAAACGTTAGGCTGAAGCTCAAGTAAGTAGCTCTCTCAACAAGAATACTCACTTATTCAAATCGGGTTTAAGAAGctccattattaaaataaatctccCTTTCTCATCTTCATTTTCTCCGTGCAGAAATCCTGCCACAGAACCACACTCAGTAACTTGAAGGAGTAAGGCGAGCACCTCTCCAGCAACGTCATGGGATCTTGGGCTGGTCCATGGTTGCTCCAAGCTGTGTGTGACCGCAAAAATATAGATGGGTCCTGCCAAGTCACGTAGGCCTGTCTTCCACTTAGGGCAAACCAAGGAATTCTTGGCCGCCTCAAATTTCCCCAAGAGTTTAAGAAACACTAAGCCAACTGCTGCCGCTTTCTCGGCCACTTCAGAGTAACCATGACCTCTACCTTCCTGCTCCTTGGGTGGGGCTGCATACTTCTCCAGGGCTTTTGCCACCTGCCCCAGCACTTCGGGCATTCCGTGGAGCGATGTGCCACTCCCCTCAAAAAACTGATCGCGTTCTGTGGCTTCTATGAGAGCACCGAGGTCCTGAACTGCACTTTTGCCCTTGCCCCGTCGGGACTCCTGGCTGGTAAGGCGGTGCAAAATCTGGGAGAAGGACTGTCCGAGGGCCGAGGAAGGCCACTCTCCCGGCAAGGAACTGCCTTCCCGCGATGGGGATTCCCGAGAGCGGTCATGCTCCATTTCTCGGACTGCGGCAGTGATGAGCTGGTCTCCCCCAGAGAACCAAGATGGAggcaaggtgggggtggggggtctgctAGAGAAAGATCACTCGGATGCTGGAATTCTCCCGAAGAAAACAACTAAAGCCAAATAAAACGGCAAGACGTCCGGGGGACGGAGGACCAAGAGTCTAACCAGCATAATAAAAGTAAAGTCTGTAGAGGAAAAGGtgcaagaaagggaaaggagCCTCTCTGGGAGTAAGAGAATCTCAGACTCCCAACggatgattaaaaacaaaaacaaaaccctaagaGTTTAAGAAATAACCCCCTAAAGTATGAGCAGAACACCTCCACGGGCACCTCCAGACCTTCCCGCACGCCCTGTGCCCATCAGGATCCGGACCTAGCTATCCTCGCTGCCGCAAAGCACAAAGCTAGCTTCCGCTGATATTGAGGCAACACTTCGTCATTTCACGACCTACTGTCGTAAAGCAACAGAGAATCGGGTTCCAGAAAAGGTGGTGTTTGGGCGAAAAATTTGCATAGATGGATCCTCTTgctagttttgtttctgtttccatttaGTAAGGTAGGAACAAAAGAAGAACATCGATAATGTCTGAAAAGTGTACAGGATTTTACGGTTGAGACTGAGTGTATAAGTACTATGTATGTCACCCTTTCTGAAAAGTCAGTGGGACATCCTCGGGACTCCTTAACAGGAACCGCGCGCCGATCCTTTTGTAGTTCATAAGCGTGATGATTGGGTGTTCACGCCGTTGTGTGACATGTGCCACCCTTAAACCTTGTTACGACGCTGGCACATTACCCGTCTGACGTGAACTTTGGAGGATCCTTTTACTCTTCCAGTGATGCAAAAAGTTAGTGTCCTTTATATCCATCGGTATTCTGCTTGCAGGTTGTCACGCTGATTTTCCAGTTGGGTTCGAGCACTAGCTTTCTAGTTCTATACGAGGTGTTAGTAGCCGGGAGCCGGCGGTTTTAAATGGCTACCCGTGGGTTGCGGGGAGTCAGTTGCCAGTGTCCGGCGAGAATGGACTTCTGAAGTctgaccacccccaccccgacgCGGGGGGCCTTCCAGCAAAATGGGTGGTTCGGGCGGCGCGGTGGCGCCGGGGGCCGGTTCTCGAGTGTGAGCCCCCTGCGCTG encodes:
- the TTI2 gene encoding TELO2-interacting protein 2 isoform X1, translated to MEHDRSRESPSREGSSLPGEWPSSALGQSFSQILHRLTSQESRRGKGKSAVQDLGALIEATERDQFFEGSGTSLHGMPEVLGQVAKALEKYAAPPKEQEGRGHGYSEVAEKAAAVGLVFLKLLGKFEAAKNSLVCPKWKTGLRDLAGPIYIFAVTHSLEQPWTSPRSHDVAGEVLALLLQVTECGSVAGFLHGENEDEKGRFILIMELLKPDLNKESWKNNPATKHVFSWTLQQVSRPWLNQHLERILPPSLLISDDYQTENKILGVHCLRHIVLNVPAADLLQYNRAQVLYHALFNHLYTPEYRLIQAVLSCLLDFFPVLEKGLHWKGGGARPTTHCDEVLQLILTHMEPEHRLLLRRTYARNLPAFVKRLGILTVRHLKRLERVIISYLEVYDGPEEEARLKTLETLKLLMQYTWPRVSCRRVVLLKALLKLICDVARDPNLTPEPVKSALLEEATDCLILLDHCCQGQVKGLLVKILQSCEDTKVVNCIRKVQQVSEGTPYDGT
- the TTI2 gene encoding TELO2-interacting protein 2 isoform X3; the protein is MEHDRSRESPSREGSSLPGEWPSSALGQSFSQILHRLTSQESRRGKGKSAVQDLGALIEATERDQFFEGSGTSLHGMPEVLGQVAKALEKYAAPPKEQEGRGHGYSEVAEKAAAVGLVFLKLLGKFEAAKNSLVCPKWKTGLRDLAGPIYIFAVTHSLEQPWTSPRSHDVAGEVLALLLQVTECGSVAGFLHGENEDEKGRFILIMELLKPDLNKESWKNNPATKHVFSWTLQQVSRPWLNQHLERILPPSLLISDDYQTENKILGVHCLRHIVLNVAVLSCLLDFFPVLEKGLHWKGGGARPTTHCDEVLQLILTHMEPEHRLLLRRTYARNLPAFVKRLGILTVRHLKRLERVIISYLEVYDGPEEEARLKTLETLKLLMQYTWPRVSCRRVVLLKALLKLICDVARDPNLTPEPVKSALLEEATDCLILLDHCCQGQVKGLLVKILQSCEDTKVVNCIRKVQQVSEGTPYDGT
- the TTI2 gene encoding TELO2-interacting protein 2 isoform X2 → MEHDRSRESPSREGSSLPGEWPSSALGQSFSQILHRLTSQESRRGKGKSAVQDLGALIEATERDQFFEGSGTSLHGMPEVLGQVAKALEKYAAPPKEQEGRGHGYSEVAEKAAAVGLVFLKLLGKFEAAKNSLVCPKWKTGLRDLAGPIYIFAVTHSLEQPWTSPRSHDVAGEVLALLLQVTECGSVAGFLHGENEDEKGRFILIMELLKPDLNKESWKNNPATKHVFSWTLQQVSRPWLNQHLERILPPSLLISDDYQTENKILGVHCLRHIVLNVPAADLLQYNRAQVLYHALFNHLYTPEYRLIQAVLSCLLDFFPVLEKGLHWKGGGARPTTHCDEVLQLILTHMEPEHRLLLRRTYARNLPAFVKRLGILTVRHLKRLERVIISYLEVYDGPEEEARLKTLETLKLLMQYTWPRVSCRRVVLLKALLKLICDVARDPNLTPEPVKSALLEEATDCLILLDHCCQGQVKFSSPGSNLICIGWDQSAAS